The sequence CGTCGACGGCGAGATCGTCATCCCGCCGATGGGGAGGGCGAAGATCCCGACGGGGATCGCCCTGTCGATGCCGCCGGGGGTCGAGGGGCAGGTGCGGCCGCGCAGCGGGCTGGCGATTCGCCACGGAGTGACGTGCCTCAACGCGCCGGGGACGATCGACTCCGACTACCGCGGCGAGGTGTGCGTGATCCTCGCGAACTTCGGGGAGGAACCGTTCCCCGTCCGGCGCGGGGACCGGGTCGCGCAGATCGTCTTTTCCCGGACGCTGCGGGCGCGCCTCGAGGTCGTGTCGGAACTCGAGGGAACTCCGCGAGGGGAAGGCGGCTTCGGGCACACGGGGAGATAAACGCTCCGGTTCGCGGGGCGCCAGGGAGGTGACGGCGTGATCGAACGGTACACGCGGCCGGAGATGGCGGCCATCTGGCACGACGAGAACCGGTTCCGGATCTGGCTCGACATCGAGATCCTCGCCATGGAGGCGATGGTCCGCCAAGGGTGGATTCCCGCGGACGCCCTCGTGCGGGTCCGGAAAAAGGCGTCCTTCGACGTTGCGCGGATCAACGAGATCGAGAAAAAGGTAAAGCACGACGTCATCGCCTTCCTGACTTCCGTGGCCGAGCATATCGGCGACGACTCCC is a genomic window of Deltaproteobacteria bacterium containing:
- the dut gene encoding dUTP diphosphatase, producing MGAECAIRVRLLRGAGDLLPAYQTVGSAGMDLKADVDGEIVIPPMGRAKIPTGIALSMPPGVEGQVRPRSGLAIRHGVTCLNAPGTIDSDYRGEVCVILANFGEEPFPVRRGDRVAQIVFSRTLRARLEVVSELEGTPRGEGGFGHTGR